A region from the Anaerolineae bacterium genome encodes:
- a CDS encoding Phosphoenolpyruvate carboxylase, archaeal, whose product MPHIPRCMSTQHPDNVQIPFFASEAELQGEDEVQEAYYVFSHLGCDEQMWDYEGKEVDNFVVKKLLSTYEPFFRQTILGEHVFITPRVPNPAVEKTEAKILLETLGSIPRSYDAAVLFNPQNPPPIFEVILPMTVSATDINRIYNYYVHYIAAKDTQRIPGDTITIGEWLGNFMPQRINVIPLFEGVENLLNAAQVMEEYLQDKDLEYQRVFLARSDPAMNSGLVSTVLANKIALYELDQLSKRRGIELYPILGAGSAPFRGHLKPATVEQVAAEFPSVQTFTVQSAFKYDYPPLEVIAAIERLKQLPRRPATEIERQRCLPIMEKTTQAYRELVMQLASLISTIAKYVPRRRKRKSHSGLFGYFRNVSGVSLPRAISFTCALYSIGIPPELLGLHVLTSDELAFLRQTISGFDHDLQAALQYVDLDSPFLPPRLGQVVERLQIDYQPHEEHLRLSREIGAAIRQNRFENLQDMILRAAALRRFLG is encoded by the coding sequence ATGCCCCATATCCCGCGCTGTATGAGTACCCAGCATCCCGATAATGTTCAGATTCCCTTTTTTGCCTCAGAGGCAGAACTACAGGGGGAAGACGAAGTTCAGGAGGCTTATTATGTCTTCTCCCACCTCGGTTGCGATGAGCAGATGTGGGATTATGAGGGCAAAGAGGTGGACAATTTCGTCGTCAAAAAACTGCTCTCGACCTATGAACCTTTTTTCCGTCAGACGATCCTGGGCGAACATGTTTTTATCACGCCGCGAGTTCCCAATCCAGCAGTGGAAAAGACGGAAGCCAAAATTCTGCTCGAAACCCTGGGAAGCATTCCCCGCTCGTATGATGCGGCGGTTCTGTTCAACCCTCAGAATCCACCGCCGATCTTTGAAGTGATTCTGCCGATGACGGTTTCGGCTACCGATATCAATCGAATTTATAACTATTATGTGCATTATATTGCGGCGAAGGACACGCAGCGGATACCGGGTGACACGATCACCATTGGAGAATGGTTGGGAAATTTTATGCCGCAAAGGATCAACGTGATCCCCCTTTTCGAGGGCGTGGAAAATTTACTGAACGCCGCTCAGGTGATGGAAGAGTACCTGCAAGATAAAGACCTGGAATATCAGCGAGTGTTCCTGGCGCGCTCCGACCCGGCCATGAATTCGGGGCTGGTCAGCACGGTGTTAGCCAATAAGATTGCCTTGTATGAACTGGACCAGTTATCCAAACGAAGAGGAATTGAACTTTACCCCATTCTGGGAGCGGGGTCGGCTCCCTTTCGAGGGCACCTCAAACCGGCGACCGTTGAACAGGTTGCGGCTGAATTTCCTTCCGTACAGACATTCACGGTTCAATCGGCATTCAAGTACGATTATCCGCCATTGGAGGTTATCGCTGCAATTGAGCGCCTTAAGCAGCTTCCGCGTCGCCCGGCAACTGAAATCGAGCGCCAGCGCTGTTTGCCCATCATGGAGAAAACCACGCAGGCCTACCGGGAACTGGTCATGCAACTGGCATCGCTGATCAGCACGATTGCCAAATATGTGCCGCGGCGCCGGAAACGGAAATCGCATTCGGGTTTGTTCGGGTATTTCCGCAATGTGAGTGGGGTTTCCCTGCCGCGCGCGATCTCATTTACCTGTGCGTTATATTCGATCGGCATACCACCAGAATTGTTAGGGCTGCATGTTCTCACGAGCGATGAGCTTGCCTTTTTACGGCAGACGATCTCAGGTTTTGACCACGATTTGCAGGCCGCCTTGCAGTATGTTGATCTGGATAGTCCCTTCTTGCCGCCGCGCCTCGGTCAGGTTGTGGAGCGTTTGCAGATTGACTATCAACCTCATGAAGAGCATTTGCGTCTCAGTCGAGAGATTGGGGCAGCCATTCGCCAGAATCGCTTTGAGAATCTGCAAGATATGATCTTGAGAGCCGCTGCTCTACGCCGTTTTCTCGGTTAA
- a CDS encoding Agmatine deiminase produces MVHTLATTPRQDGFYMPGEYALHKQTWMLWPERPDNWRLGAKPAQRAFAAVATAIAQFEAVVMGVNQRQFLNARAMLPPHIRVVELSNNDSWMRDVGPTFVVNGKGQIRLVDWQFNAWGGLKEGLYFPWDLDDLVARKVAEIEGVDRYRAPLVLEGGSIHVDGEGTLLTTEQCLLNPNRNPELSKAEIETYLKEYTGAEKVIWLGEGVYNDETNGHVDNLACFLRPGVVALTWTDDHNDPQYPISQDAYERLCHTTDARGRSFEIVKVHQPDPVLITAEEAEGVDAVEGTLPRQAGDRMAASYINFYFCNGGAIVPTFNDPHDQPALETLQRYLPERRVVGVPAREILLGGGNIHCITQQQPLGG; encoded by the coding sequence ATGGTACACACCTTAGCTACAACCCCGCGCCAGGATGGCTTCTATATGCCGGGTGAATACGCTCTGCATAAGCAGACCTGGATGCTCTGGCCAGAGCGCCCCGATAACTGGCGGTTAGGTGCCAAGCCCGCCCAAAGAGCGTTTGCCGCCGTGGCAACGGCTATCGCCCAGTTTGAAGCGGTGGTGATGGGCGTAAATCAGCGTCAGTTCCTCAATGCGCGCGCCATGCTTCCGCCTCACATCCGCGTGGTTGAGCTTTCTAACAACGACTCCTGGATGCGGGATGTTGGTCCGACCTTTGTCGTCAACGGCAAGGGGCAAATTCGCCTCGTGGACTGGCAGTTCAACGCCTGGGGGGGACTGAAGGAAGGGCTGTATTTCCCCTGGGATCTGGATGACCTGGTGGCACGCAAGGTGGCTGAGATTGAAGGGGTGGATCGTTATCGGGCACCGTTGGTTCTCGAAGGTGGCTCGATCCATGTCGATGGCGAGGGCACCTTGCTGACGACCGAACAATGTCTGCTCAATCCCAATCGCAATCCCGAATTGAGCAAAGCGGAGATCGAAACCTATCTCAAAGAGTACACCGGTGCGGAGAAAGTGATCTGGCTGGGGGAAGGAGTCTATAACGATGAAACCAATGGTCATGTCGATAATCTGGCTTGCTTCTTGCGCCCCGGTGTGGTCGCTTTGACCTGGACGGACGATCACAACGACCCGCAATACCCGATTTCGCAAGATGCTTATGAGCGCTTGTGCCACACCACCGATGCCAGAGGACGCTCCTTTGAGATTGTGAAAGTCCATCAACCTGATCCGGTGCTGATCACGGCTGAGGAAGCCGAAGGAGTGGATGCGGTTGAAGGCACACTCCCCCGTCAGGCAGGCGATCGCATGGCAGCTTCTTACATCAACTTTTACTTCTGCAATGGTGGTGCCATCGTCCCCACCTTCAACGATCCCCACGATCAACCTGCCCTCGAGACCCTGCAACGCTATCTGCCCGAGCGCCGCGTGGTTGGTGTGCCGGCGCGCGAGATCCTGTTGGGGGGTGGCAATATTCATTGCATCACCCAGCAGCAACCGCTGGGAGGATAG
- a CDS encoding Putrescine carbamoyltransferase — translation MTLRHFIDTQDYTKQELLDIIELTRKIKAADKQGCTPKLLQDASLAMIFEEPSTRTRVSFEVAMTELGGHALYLKPGEIHLGVRESMYDTAKVLSRMCDAIFARTLKHQTITELAKYAEVPVINGLTDYNHPTQVVCDVLTMMEHMPAGKQLEDLHVTFIGDATNVLSSLMFICTRLGMHFTHAAPRKYQPPEAWLQIARANCAESGGSLTITEDPIEAVREADFIYTDLWWWVGQEDEIPERRAAFMPKYQVNLDLFNKAPAHCQFMHCLPASRGVEATDEVMDHPRSIIFDQSENRLHTEKGLLVYLLYPRLKRPSAELQAYHRGQIEAFLNRIV, via the coding sequence ATGACCCTACGACATTTTATCGACACGCAAGATTACACAAAACAAGAACTCTTAGACATTATCGAACTGACGCGGAAGATCAAAGCTGCCGATAAGCAAGGCTGCACACCGAAGCTGCTGCAAGATGCTTCTTTAGCGATGATCTTTGAAGAGCCGTCGACGCGTACACGCGTCTCCTTCGAGGTGGCGATGACCGAATTGGGCGGTCACGCGCTCTACCTGAAGCCAGGTGAGATTCACCTGGGTGTGCGAGAATCGATGTACGATACAGCGAAGGTGCTCTCGCGCATGTGCGATGCCATTTTCGCCCGCACCCTCAAGCATCAAACCATTACCGAGCTGGCAAAATACGCCGAAGTGCCGGTGATCAATGGACTCACCGATTACAACCACCCCACGCAGGTCGTTTGTGATGTCTTGACCATGATGGAACACATGCCGGCGGGCAAACAGTTAGAAGACCTGCACGTCACCTTCATCGGTGATGCCACCAATGTCTTATCCTCTTTAATGTTTATCTGCACCCGCTTAGGAATGCATTTCACCCATGCCGCGCCGCGCAAATACCAGCCACCCGAAGCCTGGTTGCAGATTGCGCGTGCCAATTGCGCCGAATCGGGCGGCAGCCTGACCATCACCGAAGACCCAATCGAGGCTGTGCGGGAAGCGGATTTTATTTACACCGATCTGTGGTGGTGGGTTGGTCAGGAGGATGAAATCCCTGAACGGCGGGCGGCTTTCATGCCGAAGTATCAGGTCAATCTCGACCTTTTCAACAAAGCCCCTGCGCATTGTCAATTCATGCACTGTTTGCCAGCTTCCCGAGGGGTAGAGGCGACCGATGAGGTGATGGATCATCCGCGTTCGATCATCTTTGACCAATCGGAAAATCGCCTGCACACCGAGAAGGGATTGCTGGTTTATCTGCTCTACCCACGCTTAAAGCGTCCTTCGGCGGAACTCCAGGCGTACCATCGCGGGCAGATTGAGGCTTTTCTGAATCGCATTGTGTGA
- a CDS encoding Deacetylase: MKVFYTPRLENFQPPYQIHFGQTVEASEVAGRAQRVVEALQQAGLAEVEEPHRFPLTAIEAVHTPEYVAFLQQANQMPFLDPESNGKPFEVIFPTVFPYSDRWQARAAAVMSLVSRFCFDTYTPITSQVFEIARLAAECALSGAEALLRGETAVFAACRPPGHHATRQQCGGYCYLNNAAISARYLSSAGRVVILDVDFHHGNGTQEIFYDSDQVGYISLHGDPATTYPYFSGYPDELGEGKGKGFNRNFPLPPQTDGKTYLDTLQLALEALGEMSPRFLVLSLGLDTHAEDPLANFALNTSTYAEMARRIARLGLPTLIVLEGGYNLSRLGELAVTFVRAWEDTRKYH, translated from the coding sequence ATGAAGGTCTTTTATACTCCGCGTTTGGAAAATTTTCAACCGCCTTACCAGATTCACTTTGGTCAAACGGTTGAAGCCTCAGAGGTAGCAGGCAGAGCGCAGCGGGTTGTGGAAGCCCTTCAGCAAGCGGGGTTGGCAGAAGTAGAAGAACCGCACCGCTTTCCGCTTACAGCCATCGAAGCTGTCCATACCCCAGAGTATGTGGCATTTTTACAGCAGGCCAATCAGATGCCCTTCCTCGACCCCGAGTCGAACGGGAAGCCTTTTGAAGTGATCTTCCCCACCGTCTTCCCCTATTCCGATCGCTGGCAGGCGCGCGCAGCGGCAGTGATGTCGCTGGTCAGCCGCTTTTGTTTTGACACCTATACGCCGATCACCTCACAGGTCTTTGAAATTGCCCGTCTGGCGGCTGAGTGTGCGCTAAGCGGGGCAGAAGCTTTGTTGCGTGGAGAGACGGCGGTCTTTGCAGCCTGTCGTCCACCCGGGCATCATGCCACGCGCCAGCAATGCGGTGGCTATTGTTATTTGAACAACGCCGCCATTTCTGCCCGCTATTTGTCTTCTGCCGGTCGAGTTGTCATCCTGGATGTGGATTTCCATCATGGCAACGGCACGCAGGAGATCTTTTACGATTCTGACCAGGTGGGCTATATCTCGCTGCACGGCGATCCGGCGACCACTTACCCCTACTTCAGTGGCTACCCGGATGAACTTGGCGAGGGAAAGGGGAAAGGGTTTAATCGCAATTTCCCCTTGCCACCTCAGACCGATGGCAAAACTTACCTGGATACCCTACAGCTTGCCCTGGAGGCGTTGGGAGAGATGTCGCCGCGCTTTCTCGTCCTCTCTCTGGGTTTGGATACCCACGCCGAAGACCCGCTGGCAAATTTTGCCCTGAACACTTCTACGTATGCCGAAATGGCAAGAAGGATAGCCCGTTTGGGCTTACCCACCCTGATCGTTTTAGAGGGTGGTTATAACCTCAGTCGGCTTGGTGAATTGGCGGTCACTTTTGTCCGCGCTTGGGAAGATACTCGTAAATACCACTAA
- a CDS encoding Branched-chain amino acid transport system permease protein LivM, protein MKNLNWKSTLYILVIALILLYPWLGASSYNKHLFILFFIWSIVAANWNLMMGYAGINSLGNIGFMAIGGYTAGILAKSFGIPAFLTVPIAGVVTSLVVTVALGLPALRLSGIYIALLTLIFADSLPSVLTQTREITGGAMGLHEIPPFYPGMDKTGAYYVCFVFFLIVLVIIYRVIHSSTGMAFVALRDSENFAYCLGVNKFRERLKVFALSSLLTGAAGGVYVHALGDISPTTLGIEPFLLTIAMIELGGVGTFLGPILGAFVIVFGNEFLRLAGTLRLTLLGALICTIILFYPGGVIQFLNVLEQRIEAFLKRKTSPIS, encoded by the coding sequence ATGAAGAACTTGAACTGGAAATCTACACTGTATATCCTGGTGATTGCTCTGATCCTGCTTTATCCCTGGTTGGGGGCATCCAGTTATAACAAACACTTATTTATTCTTTTCTTCATCTGGTCGATTGTGGCGGCAAACTGGAACCTGATGATGGGCTATGCCGGTATCAATTCACTGGGCAACATCGGGTTTATGGCAATCGGCGGTTATACCGCCGGCATCCTGGCAAAATCCTTTGGAATACCCGCCTTCTTAACCGTTCCCATCGCTGGCGTGGTCACCTCGCTGGTAGTAACGGTGGCATTGGGGTTGCCGGCTTTGCGTTTGAGTGGCATCTATATTGCCTTGCTCACCCTGATCTTTGCCGATTCGTTGCCTTCGGTACTGACTCAAACGCGGGAGATCACCGGTGGTGCCATGGGTTTGCATGAAATCCCACCATTCTATCCGGGTATGGATAAAACGGGCGCCTATTACGTTTGCTTTGTCTTCTTTCTGATCGTCTTAGTTATTATCTATCGGGTCATTCACTCTTCCACGGGCATGGCATTTGTTGCCCTGCGAGACTCCGAGAATTTTGCCTATTGTTTGGGGGTTAACAAGTTTAGGGAACGACTCAAAGTGTTTGCTCTCTCCTCCCTCTTGACCGGCGCGGCTGGCGGTGTGTATGTGCATGCCCTGGGTGACATCTCTCCTACTACCCTGGGGATTGAACCTTTCTTGTTGACCATTGCCATGATTGAGTTGGGAGGGGTAGGCACCTTTTTAGGCCCGATTCTCGGCGCGTTTGTGATCGTCTTTGGCAACGAGTTCTTGCGCCTGGCAGGTACTTTACGCCTGACCCTGTTGGGAGCGTTGATCTGCACCATTATCCTGTTTTACCCGGGGGGCGTAATTCAGTTTTTGAACGTTCTTGAACAGCGGATCGAAGCCTTTCTCAAACGGAAAACTTCTCCCATTTCTTAA
- a CDS encoding High-affinity branched-chain amino acid transport system permease protein LivH: protein MENFVNALISGLISGSLYAAMALGLTIIYGVSRVFNFGHGVIAVIGAYLTWYLLSALGVPFFLATLLSMVFMALFGWVLYRFTINPLLKKPNWEFSTVLFMLGAGILLENVVLQVFGPRVKSIPLLVEGAFKAGFIQINWHELVLIAIVVIAILALSAFFKYSRTGQAMRAVAQSIPGAQVVGIHIEQIFGMTFALAFVVTGFSGILLGTKYYLNPHIGWEWMVKGFVIVTFGGLGSTSGAVVAALILGLVEAIATLYLGAIWVWPIWFVLFLVVLLLRPQGILGGRA from the coding sequence ATGGAAAACTTCGTAAATGCCTTGATCAGTGGTTTAATCTCCGGTTCCCTTTACGCTGCGATGGCTCTGGGATTGACGATCATCTATGGCGTCAGCCGCGTCTTTAATTTTGGACATGGCGTGATTGCAGTTATTGGGGCATACCTCACCTGGTATTTGCTTTCTGCCTTGGGCGTTCCTTTCTTTCTGGCAACCTTGCTCTCCATGGTCTTTATGGCTTTATTTGGTTGGGTGCTTTATCGTTTCACGATCAACCCTCTGCTCAAAAAGCCTAATTGGGAGTTTTCAACCGTCTTGTTTATGTTAGGAGCGGGGATTTTACTGGAAAACGTTGTCTTGCAAGTGTTTGGGCCGCGGGTTAAATCTATTCCCTTGTTGGTCGAGGGAGCGTTCAAAGCCGGCTTTATCCAGATTAACTGGCATGAACTGGTGCTGATTGCTATCGTAGTGATTGCCATCTTAGCCCTGAGCGCCTTCTTCAAATACAGTCGCACCGGTCAAGCCATGCGCGCTGTTGCGCAATCCATCCCCGGCGCCCAGGTGGTTGGCATCCATATCGAGCAGATTTTTGGGATGACCTTTGCCCTCGCCTTTGTCGTCACCGGCTTCAGTGGCATCCTGTTGGGCACCAAATATTATCTCAATCCCCATATCGGCTGGGAGTGGATGGTCAAAGGCTTTGTGATTGTGACCTTTGGCGGTTTGGGCAGCACCAGTGGAGCCGTGGTTGCTGCTTTGATCCTGGGTCTGGTTGAAGCAATTGCCACCCTTTATCTTGGCGCAATTTGGGTCTGGCCGATCTGGTTTGTGTTGTTCCTGGTTGTGCTATTGTTGCGTCCGCAAGGAATTCTGGGTGGCAGAGCGTAA
- a CDS encoding Branched-chain amino acid transport ATP-binding protein LivF: MLNVRDLVCYYGDLQVLRQVSLHVEEGEVVALFGPNGHGKSTLLKAICGLQPPKSGSIQFKGEEIGGLPAHQIVERGLAYIPEERHLFTDMTVLENLYLGTYPRHARPAVKKNLEFVFHIFPRLAERRNQLCSTLSGGEARMVAIGRGLMSETSLLMVDEPSIGLSPGMKMAVFDAIRQIHQERGMTILIVEQEIQHALEMSHRIYLMKKGQIAFERKGDEIQVEEIEKAYF, encoded by the coding sequence ATGCTCAACGTTAGAGATTTGGTATGCTACTATGGTGATTTGCAGGTCCTGCGTCAGGTTAGCTTACATGTCGAAGAAGGCGAAGTGGTTGCTCTCTTTGGCCCGAACGGGCACGGCAAAAGCACCTTGCTCAAAGCAATCTGCGGTTTACAGCCACCCAAGAGCGGCTCCATCCAATTCAAAGGTGAAGAGATCGGCGGCTTGCCCGCTCATCAAATTGTAGAGCGCGGCTTAGCCTATATTCCCGAAGAACGCCACCTCTTCACCGATATGACGGTCTTGGAAAATCTCTATCTGGGCACTTATCCCCGTCATGCCCGCCCTGCCGTGAAGAAAAACCTGGAATTTGTCTTCCACATCTTTCCCCGCCTGGCAGAGCGGCGCAATCAACTCTGTTCTACCCTGAGTGGTGGTGAAGCGCGCATGGTGGCGATTGGGCGCGGTTTGATGAGCGAGACCTCTCTCTTGATGGTCGATGAACCCTCCATCGGGCTTTCGCCCGGCATGAAGATGGCGGTTTTCGATGCAATTCGCCAAATCCACCAGGAACGGGGGATGACCATCTTAATCGTCGAGCAAGAAATCCAGCACGCCCTCGAAATGTCCCATCGCATCTACCTGATGAAAAAGGGCCAAATTGCCTTTGAGCGGAAAGGGGATGAAATTCAGGTAGAAGAGATCGAGAAGGCATATTTTTAG
- a CDS encoding Branched-chain amino acid transport ATP-binding protein LivG gives MFATKDISKSFGKLAALSKVSFEVEEKEIFGIAGPNGAGKSTLFNVITGIYPPTSGQIFFEGREITNYKPDQICHLGIARTFQIPTAFHTLSVYDNLRVGAIFGARRPHSADEVLELLGLEQVRDRPARNLDLYTTKLVMLGAALATDCKLLMLDEPMAGLSMVEIQNFLKIVRRINQEKGITIIIIEHLLDILISLTKRMLILSDGQVLYLGPSSGVAEDRRVVEVYLGGKGGNHAQR, from the coding sequence ATGTTTGCCACCAAAGACATTTCGAAGAGTTTCGGTAAGCTGGCTGCTCTCTCTAAAGTCTCCTTCGAGGTTGAAGAGAAAGAAATCTTCGGTATTGCCGGACCCAATGGAGCTGGCAAATCCACACTATTCAATGTGATTACGGGCATTTACCCGCCAACCTCGGGACAGATTTTCTTTGAGGGTAGAGAGATTACCAATTACAAACCCGATCAGATCTGCCATTTGGGCATTGCCCGCACTTTCCAGATTCCCACTGCTTTCCACACCCTGAGCGTCTACGATAACCTGCGCGTCGGAGCGATCTTCGGGGCGCGCCGTCCGCACAGTGCCGATGAGGTGCTCGAACTCCTGGGCTTGGAGCAGGTGCGCGACCGACCTGCTCGCAATCTTGACCTCTATACCACCAAGCTGGTCATGCTGGGGGCCGCCCTGGCGACAGATTGTAAACTGTTGATGTTGGATGAGCCGATGGCAGGGCTTTCGATGGTCGAAATCCAAAACTTTTTGAAGATCGTGCGGCGGATTAACCAGGAAAAGGGCATCACCATCATCATCATCGAGCATTTATTAGACATCCTCATCAGTCTGACCAAACGCATGTTGATCCTCAGTGATGGGCAGGTTCTGTACCTGGGCCCCTCCAGCGGGGTGGCCGAAGACCGCCGCGTGGTCGAAGTCTATCTGGGTGGCAAAGGAGGCAACCATGCTCAACGTTAG
- a CDS encoding Branched-chain amino acid ABC transporter, amino acid-binding protein gives MNSKQSPFWFLVPILIVLSLLLSACGGGKAEIKIGAPLPLTGPYASDGEQMLKALQMAVDEQNAKGGLLGRQLKLVTGDVGALEAEKIKAVGERLIGEGVDVVITGYADSGVDARVFGEYDMPFLHADAMTLDTEVVAQDPEKYGNVFQYCPSEVSYGIDAAANLFQMGEQMGWQEPNKKIAIVKVDYSYNILAADKFAELVKAQGYEIVVDEVTQFGVVEWGPILSKIDEAQPAYVTFWNLDPTDAARFMVQFSEKFGEKGLNALVFMQFTPSIPEFLELAGEAAEGLLWTASINPIGAGVEDYKQRWIAKYNEEPKSIYAYVTRDGFDIWVTAVEKAGCVDCYDKVIQNIRNTTYSGLAGVHVFTTSDQQSKYGVDFIPTLWYQIWGGENLIVGPSRFQKAQPQLPPWVK, from the coding sequence ATGAACTCAAAACAATCCCCCTTCTGGTTTTTGGTTCCCATTCTGATCGTTCTCAGCTTATTGCTGTCGGCTTGCGGCGGCGGCAAAGCGGAGATCAAAATCGGTGCTCCTCTGCCCCTGACCGGCCCCTACGCCAGCGATGGGGAGCAAATGCTCAAGGCTCTGCAGATGGCAGTAGATGAACAAAATGCCAAGGGTGGCTTGCTCGGTCGGCAGCTCAAGCTGGTGACCGGAGACGTGGGCGCCCTGGAAGCCGAAAAGATCAAAGCGGTTGGTGAGCGCTTGATCGGTGAAGGGGTTGACGTGGTCATCACGGGTTATGCCGACTCAGGCGTCGATGCGCGGGTTTTTGGCGAGTATGATATGCCCTTCCTGCATGCCGATGCGATGACACTGGACACCGAAGTGGTTGCCCAGGACCCGGAGAAATATGGTAATGTCTTTCAGTATTGTCCCAGTGAGGTCTCCTACGGCATCGATGCCGCCGCAAACCTGTTCCAAATGGGGGAGCAAATGGGCTGGCAGGAGCCAAACAAGAAGATTGCCATTGTCAAGGTGGATTACAGCTACAACATTCTGGCTGCCGATAAATTTGCCGAACTGGTCAAAGCCCAGGGGTATGAAATTGTGGTCGATGAGGTGACTCAATTTGGGGTGGTTGAGTGGGGCCCGATTCTCTCAAAGATCGATGAAGCTCAACCGGCGTATGTCACCTTTTGGAATCTGGATCCCACCGATGCAGCTCGCTTTATGGTGCAGTTCTCCGAGAAATTCGGCGAAAAGGGCTTGAACGCGCTGGTCTTCATGCAGTTTACGCCCTCGATCCCGGAGTTTTTGGAACTGGCAGGTGAAGCCGCCGAAGGGTTGTTGTGGACAGCGAGCATCAACCCAATTGGCGCCGGCGTAGAGGACTACAAACAGCGTTGGATCGCCAAGTATAACGAAGAGCCAAAATCGATCTATGCGTATGTGACCCGAGATGGGTTTGACATCTGGGTGACGGCAGTTGAAAAAGCGGGTTGTGTTGATTGCTACGATAAAGTAATCCAGAATATCCGCAATACGACCTACTCTGGACTGGCTGGCGTTCACGTGTTCACGACCAGCGATCAGCAATCGAAATATGGGGTTGATTTCATTCCCACGCTGTGGTATCAGATCTGGGGCGGGGAAAATTTGATTGTTGGTCCGAGTCGTTTCCAGAAGGCTCAGCCGCAACTGCCGCCGTGGGTGAAATGA
- a CDS encoding Transcriptional regulator, AsnC family, whose protein sequence is MPPRLSSFDRLDYQIILALHKNARASASEIARQIGANERTVRKRIEHLVQSGAMRLTAILEPSAFGYITAADIFLEVQPQHEEQVLQALMAMPMVTYVAFGQGTQEISIEARFKDNDALREFIRHVLPSLPGVSVTRYTLVPRILRNIDEWLPPPEDFNLGGYS, encoded by the coding sequence ATGCCCCCTCGTCTTTCTTCTTTTGACCGCCTCGATTACCAGATCATCCTCGCTCTGCATAAAAACGCGCGTGCCAGCGCCTCCGAGATTGCGCGTCAGATTGGCGCCAACGAACGCACCGTCCGCAAGCGGATCGAACACCTCGTCCAAAGCGGCGCCATGCGCCTGACCGCTATCCTTGAGCCTTCTGCGTTCGGATATATCACCGCCGCCGACATATTTCTCGAAGTCCAGCCTCAACACGAAGAACAGGTGCTGCAGGCGTTGATGGCAATGCCCATGGTCACGTATGTGGCTTTTGGGCAGGGCACGCAGGAAATCTCTATTGAAGCCCGATTCAAAGATAACGACGCCCTGCGTGAGTTCATTCGTCATGTGCTGCCATCACTGCCGGGCGTCTCCGTTACCCGTTATACCCTGGTGCCGCGCATCCTGCGCAATATCGATGAATGGTTGCCACCGCCAGAGGATTTTAATCTTGGCGGCTACAGTTAG